Sequence from the Primulina huaijiensis isolate GDHJ02 chromosome 16, ASM1229523v2, whole genome shotgun sequence genome:
acatgtaatatttaaataacaaattttaatgCGTTCTTTTAGTGTTAAAGTATGTAAGATAgggataattttttaaaaaaatatatatatttttgttattagcCAAATCATTATCTTAATTCACTcacttatatttttttctactttatttattttctcaCCAAAGTGTAGAGGTGAGTTAGCAATATTCGACAACACATCGTCATTTTCAGTGccacatcaaaatttcaatgaaaaatatttataatcggaaaacaaataaaaatcaatatattaagACTGTAATTTAAATCATAAGACAAAAAACGAAAAATCTACAAAgatacaaaacaaaatttttaccattttctatatttatattaatatatcattataaaaatattaaatttctaaaatcCATTACAATATATATCTACAAACTTACATAGAAGCTTCCACGGAATTATTGAATATGCATTATATAGACTTTGTGCTTCCTTGACCAAATCTCTCTTAAGTGTTCtcaaatgtatgtatatatacatatatatgtatatgtatatatacattttCTTCGTGTTATAACTTTCTTAGATTCAATCAATCACCATTATACCAGCAAAAACCCATCATCGGCAAATGTTTATCTGTGGCAGCGGAAGCTTTGGCCATGAAGACGAAAACGAACGCTATAGCAGTCCATGTTCAACCCCGAAGAGATCCAAAAGGAACACGAATTTCTGCAGGATCGGCAAAGATAACAGCAACAAGAACCCTTATGCAGACAGGGGTTTGGACAAATTCAACGCACTTTTAGCTGAACTTGATGACAAGAAGCAGAAGATTTACACTCAAGTTGGCTCGGACGAGATATCCTTCGTGCGTTTCGTTTACCCGAATGATTCCGACCAGGTGAAGCCCATCGTCGTGAAGGCAAAGGAGAGGAATCAAGAGAAGATTAACACACAGGATCTTTTCAAGAATCAGAAAGGAGATATTCCGGTCGCTAATCCTGCAGTTCCTTCCGTTGTGCAAGTGCAAGACAAGATTGGAAGCGCGGAGATCCCTGATAAAGAGGCAAAAAGGAGCTCCAAGACCAGTTTCAGGCTGGAGAAATTGAGGCATCCTTATTACTATCTCCCACTGATTCTGATGCtgattcttttgtttcttgttgTTTATGGGAGATCTTTTGCGATTCTGTGCACTTCGATTGGATGGTATCTGATTCCCACTGTAAATGGTACTGGGAATTCATCGGCATCGTCCTCGAGCACGAGGACCTTGAAAAGGAAGAAAGAGTCGGAGATAAAATTTATTGAGAAAAAGATTGTATATAACCAAGGATCATCTTCTCCGAGAAGTGTTCTTAACGGGCTAAATCCAGATAAGTCACCTCAACAAGAAGAAATCGGGCGTAGAAGAAGCTTTTGATCATCTATGATCCTTTGTCCattctttttgttattttcttgattttattcttcttcttcttttttttttttggctcaaACTTCGGAAACTAGCAAACCCAACAATAATGAAGGAGAggaaatgaaaatattaaggttttttttttttttgggagatAAACTTAGATGCTTGTTTATACCAAAAGATGTTGATCAGTTTCCACCTGGATCATGAGTGTACATAGATATGGAAATAATTCATATTAATATTGGACTTGTTCTAATTATGtgtacattttggtgttttATGATTcgatatattgtttttttttaaatcaaaggGGTGAGGAATGAGACTCGAATATTGGAGTCATTACTACTGTCACGTTACGAGCCCCGGTCCGTGCATGTGTGATCGCTCAATAGGTCTCTATAACAACTATTTCATATTCGTCATCGTTTTACGAAAAATGATTAACACAAGCTGCTATAGAAGTTCATTataactcattttaaatttttaccaTATGAAACAAGagatatcacaatattatatatacaaatgAAACTACTTGGTCTCTATGAGGTGGTGGGAGTGAGACTCGAATCCTGAGTCACcactatattatatatacaaatgAAACTACCACTGGCCAAAGACCTTGGTCTCTATTCGTATTGTTTGTTGAACAAAGGTTTTAAGGCACACTTTGTATTCCTCGAATGGTGCTTTGTTTAGTTTACATGTGTCCAGTTTTTTGGCGATAAAACAATACGAGTATTCTTGGATATTTGGTCATTTAGCAAGCAATTAAAGGGGGAGCCCCCACATCAACTAATTCGCGAATTTACGTTTCGTTTTTTCAAGCCATACCAACCATTTACACACAGAATTATAGGATTATTTTAAAACGTCAAAAGTGTATATCATTAAATAATCTCAGTTGTGATTCAATTTCAACTATACTCTGTGGTTTTGTCGGACGGGTTNATTTTTTAAAAGGTCCAACTGTGTGtgtacttttttaaaaaaaatacaaaagctAGAGTATCTCACGTGTCAAGATAGATCTCTGACCCGAATcgattcattaaaaaatattttttaatgtgaaaatattaattttcattataaatataatcaatTTACGCAAAATCCCAATATTAAgatcatatttcaaaatttagacgattatatatgtgaaaataataatcacGCATACAAGGCAAATGCTATTCCAtccggcaaaaacttgtgtgagacggtctcacgtgagaCTTACTCTTCCAATCCATATTCATCCGGAAGAGTGTCAGGTTAGCAATTAAATTTGCTATGACCAAGATCCAGCCAACCCGTTCAAGTGTTACTACACAATGAGTTGTCAAAACAACTAAACGGTAATTATAATCTTGTTTacgaaattaattaattcaatttatCATTATAATCTTATATTCTAACCGACTTGGGATAGAGGTATCACACAatttgatggattttttttattcagttGTAAATTATAAGCAAGAGAGCTAGGAACTCCTGACAACTGTTACATGTTATAGTATCAGAGCTGTCAAAATGGATAGACCTTAGCTTGAAAAAATTTGGTAGGTTAAAAAAACTTCAATCCAACCTCGACCACCTCATGTTACAAGTTCGACACTCTAaccaatcatttaaaaaaaaatcataataacaaCCACCATATATCATCTATTACATTTAACCAAATAATTCGAGAATCAATATCATTATCATAAGAAATCCCTACTATTTTTTTCCAAATGGTCCCGATCTTAACTCCGTTCGATCTCATTTACTTATCACGCCCTTGCTAATCTCATACGCGAACATGTTCCCTCCGGAGGAATCGAATCGCTTACACTAAGAACATAGGCTTTTCTATTCAACAAGCCAAATTTTCGTGGGGAAGGGTCCAAACTCGTTATCGTGGTCGATATTTACAGAACGTAGATATCGGACATCACAAAAGTTAAAAAACTGGCGTGGATccataattatcataaaaattatatttttgatataaaattatacTCTTTCATGAATTGAACCAATCAAAAattcatctcataaaattaaagGTAATACGCTCTAACAAGAATgtttgtatattattaaatcatatgtccgagatttttatatttgaatgtAAATTGAATATTcatagaaatataatatatcaaCAGCAGCAAATTGAATTGGAAAGACAAAAGCCAGCcacacatttatttatttatttattatttattgtttattgtttattgtttatttattattattgttaaataTAAAATGCAGCTTTCTAGCTTTTAGCTGTAATTTCTGAGCTTTCATGGAGATGGTGAAGAAACTGTTGGTAAATTAAACAAAACATTTACTATTGATAAGTAGTCGGCTGTGCGTTTGTGGATTCAGTTCTCTTGGCTGATTCAATCAGCTGGTAGCGGAAATTATTTCAGTGGTGGGGAGAAGCAGATCGAAGATGCGAGGAAGATGTGGAAGGAGACTAGAGACAGAGAATTCGGTAACCTTCGCCCTAATTCATTCGTTAATCGTATTGCCACCGCTCGAATTTCATCCATTCAACTCTCCAATTACAAGGAAATCGTCTCCTCTCATCGTGGCTCCGTCGATTCTCTTCAGGTCCTTTCTCACGCCTCACTTGGGTTTTTTTTCCCCTTCTTCTTCGATTTGATACTTATCTGAACAACTGTTGGTGATTATGTTGTCATTTTTAAGGTTTTGTTGTTTAATCCGATGAAAATGTTGTTAGAAGCCGGTTGCTGCTATTGTTTCTTGTGTTTTCGGGGCATTGGTGCTTTATGATTTACACCAACTAAACTGAGATATATGCTGAATTTTTCTGCCTTATTATTGGGTTTTCCTGCAGATTTGAGGGCCTTTAAAATTTTATGGCTGTGAAATCGCTATGATTGGTCTGGCCCTTCTTATTTTACTCAACTGAATCTAATAGAAACAAAGAGCCCATGCGTTTTGCCCCAAAATTCTTACGTTGTTTCAGTTGAGTATCacgtttgatttttttttatccttcTCTTAAAGTGCTAGATTGAAAAAAATTAGCATATCAGGGTGGGACATTTAGATGGTGAGTCATGAGTTACATTAGGTTCTCACTTGTACTGTTGCTTCAATTAGTATAATTATACTTATGCTACATAGATGTTGCCTCTTTGAGCAGAAATATCTTTGTGATTTGGTGTATTACTatgttttttccttaaaaaacgTGGCCTTCTTGAAATTCAAGATCAGGTTGATTTGACGGAGGGTAGATATTTACTGGCTGGTGCAGCAGATGCAACTGTTGCTGTTTATGATGTTCAACGCGCAACAAACTATGAGGGGGGTGGCCTGATTGCGAAGCACAAGTCAGTATTTGTCATTAACAAGCAGCATGAGAATGGACATAAATATGCCGTATCTTCAGCCATTTGGTATCCAATTGACACAGGATTGTTCGTAACTGGTTCTTATGATCATCATGTTAATGTCTGGGATACAAATACCACACAAGTAAGTCTTGTTTCTTGTGTATCtttggataaaatattttaatcttgcattaattaaaatttctaatACAGGTTGTACAGAATTTCAAAATGCCTGGAAAGGTTTATAAAATTGCTATGTCTCCACAAGCAAGATCTCACATGTTAATTGCTACTGGAACTGAGGATGTCCAAGTTCGTTTATGTGATATAGCCTCTGGTGCATTTGCCCACACATTATCAGGTCATCGTGGTATGTAAATAGTTGCACATCACCTTGTCGTACATATATGAGGTAGTTATATGTATGCCTCTTAGTCTTATTGATTTTGTCTCTCTGCCCATTTAagttctttttgatatttttgtgcCATTAACTTATACCAATCTGGTAacttacaaaaaataaaagttagtcaGATTCCGTGATGGCATTCTGATGTTACATTCCAAAATATCTTCTTGGCATTAACTTTCGAGTTCAATGGGAGCGTAATGTATGGATGTTGTTTGTGCAAGTTGGTGCAATTATTTGAAGGGGGTAGTTAGGAAGCAGCATGTGTTTCCTTCATAGAGCGGTTGATACACACTGTTTGAGCAGCTTTATATTTTAGTTGTGTGTTACCAACAACTCTAGTTTTTACTAAAATGATAAGCATTGGCTCTAAAGTTTTTTCTTATTAGAAATGAAGAACTAGCTGCTGGTAGAGCGTTATTAGGGTTGCTCAATTGGCGACCGAGATTTTacatatgattttaaatgatgtttTTCTAAATCCTGAAAATTTCCTGGGCTGCGTTTTCGTATTTTGGTAGACTGAAATTTCCTCCTTGACATGATTAGACTATGCCAGCATGAATACCAAGGAAAGGTAAATGCATAATAGCTTCTGTTCTTATGCTCTAACGCTGCTTTCTATTTCCTTAAACTGTCTCAAGTTAGTATATATAGCTTCATTCAATTTCCTTAAACTGTCTCAGGTTAGTATATATATCTTCATTCAATAGTCTGACATTATTAGTATTCTGCCTTTCCATTCACCCCTATAAGAAGCTACTTTTCTGGGTCTTAAATTTCTTTTCCTTCATATTGATTTATTAAACACAATAATGCTAATTGTGTTTCACTCTCTTTATTTCTGCCACCAGCTAGATATTTCTTgctcttctttcaattttgtGCTGAATAGAAAATCAATTTAGTTCGTTGAGAATACCAATTTGATGGTCGAGCTTGTATGAAATTCGTGCATTTGATATGTTGTGATGgatctttatttattataattg
This genomic interval carries:
- the LOC140961062 gene encoding uncharacterized protein, translated to MFICGSGSFGHEDENERYSSPCSTPKRSKRNTNFCRIGKDNSNKNPYADRGLDKFNALLAELDDKKQKIYTQVGSDEISFVRFVYPNDSDQVKPIVVKAKERNQEKINTQDLFKNQKGDIPVANPAVPSVVQVQDKIGSAEIPDKEAKRSSKTSFRLEKLRHPYYYLPLILMLILLFLVVYGRSFAILCTSIGWYLIPTVNGTGNSSASSSSTRTLKRKKESEIKFIEKKIVYNQGSSSPRSVLNGLNPDKSPQQEEIGRRRSF